Proteins found in one Zonotrichia leucophrys gambelii isolate GWCS_2022_RI chromosome 28, RI_Zleu_2.0, whole genome shotgun sequence genomic segment:
- the MISP gene encoding mitotic interactor and substrate of PLK1 — MDRVTRHLVFQQPQASHRHDSLAELRASSDDDVFSSAQHSSQRVENGYSWKRRSQSPSYFLEGGRDVWTPSPDRESKLEVVRSGSLYDLRAYKGERKPSKLYDDEEQDLHRVPPPNISPEKARELEDERKEVIRSQAMRKSSTIAERWSSMDELGSISSPAEGRHTGSVPTSFAIWFDKPSPGRAATPVDPENIDTEQINFSAARQQFLMLEKTNPGSFFSPGQQAMSPRPESVTKVSREEWYSPEMATKGTRGYSSAGASSQSGTDKSVYQVYGVSSYKTPEKEEVYTPRKSHTERSHPIGKVSILTKSGSREDLDSGLGEMYTETTAGYASDGSTSNETFNVDVRASSNGTRVSNETPIEREIRMALEREENLWKERGIQRLTSSSELVEIQTKPVLNIHASPGPGRKGKDRGRASLYVQREIEQETKREEDLKRQGRLLGAYDRGTQQELEERRKVFEQEEAPPEKPTPLKRAEERRSWLKEFVVEQPSSPTEDSKAGRSIPSYTASIAHFQLSQPRFAASERSRELPSVSPHASASASKWGSEDSRGGKPPSSTQSPSSAAVLPREYLNLSFWKPKVSFVEDMGTQRREDGREEQYRLRTGKPQTSALIEEEIRSDLQREEELQEQRRRLMDTYGSAAPQEGSRSRHSSAASGASGHYSVSESPASSPASHQPGILGLISSFTPLRVTSSSQGSAETLTPDSSHSSPFEERRRRVKEDGKYAGIEPVDKVNTEVVESTRVFRHKSAMAQRWEAGQYVRDED; from the exons ATGGACAGGGTCACCAGGCACCTTGTGTTCCAGCAGCCACAGGCCTCGCACAGGCACGactccctggcagagctgagggccAGCAGTGATGATGATGTgttcagctctgcccagcacagcagccagagggTGGAAAATGGCTACAGCTGGAAGAGGAGGTCCCAGTCACCCTCGTATTTCCTGGAGGGTGGAAGAGATGTCTGGACCCCGTCCCCAGACAGGGAGTCCAAGCTGGAGGTGGTGAGATCGGGAAGCCTGTACGACCTCCGGGCTTACAAGGGTGAGAGGAAACCCTCCAAGCTCTATGATGACGAGGAGCAAGATCTGCACAGGGTCCCTCCACCCAACATCTCCCCTGAGAAAGCCAGGGAGCTGGAAGATGAGAGGAAGGAGGTGATCCGGAGCCAGGCCATGAGGAAAAGCTCCACCATAGCGGAGAGGTGGAGCTCCATGGATGAGCTGGGCTCCATCAGCAGCCCAGCTGAAGGCAGGCACACAGGCAGTGTCCCCACCAGCTTTGCCATCTGGTTTGACAaaccctccccaggcagggctgcaacGCCCGTTGACCCTGAGAATATTGACACGGAGCAGATCAACTTCTCTGCGGCTCGGCAGCAGTTCCTGATGCTGGAGAAGACCAACCCCGGCTCGTTTttcagcccagggcagcaggccatgtccccaaggccagAGTCAGTGACAAAAGTCTCCAGAGAAGAGTGGTACAGCCCTGAGATGGCCACAAAGGGTACGAGAGGCTACAGCAGTGCTGGTGCATCAAGCCAGAGCGGGACAGACAAGAGCGTTTACCAGGTTTATGGTGTGTCCTCATACAAGACACCTGAGAAGGAGGAGGTTTATACTCCCAGAAAATCTCACACAGAAAGGTCACATCCCATTGGGAAGGTGTCCATCCTGACCAAATCAGGGTCCAGAGAAGACCTGGACTCTGGCTTGGGTGAGATGTACACTGAAACCACTGCGGGCTATGCCAGCGATGGGAGCACCTCCAACGAGACCTTCAACGTGGATGTGAGGGCCAGCAGCAACGGGACGAGGGTCAGCAACGAGACACCCATCGAGAGGGAGATCCGCATGGCCTTGGAAAGGGAGGAGAACCTCTGGAAGGAAAGGGGGATCCAGCGGCTGACCTCCAGCAGCGAGCTGGTGGAGATCCAGACCAAGCCTGTCCTCAACATTCACGCGTCTCCCGGCCCgggcaggaaagggaaggaCAGAGGCCGCGCTTCCCTTTACGTGCAGAGGGAAATTGAGCAGGAAACGAAGCGTGAGGAAGATCTGAAGAGGCaggggaggctgctgggggCCTATGACAGGGGCacgcagcaggagctggaggagcgcAGGAAGGTGTTCGAGCAGGAGGAAGCCCCCCCAGAGAAGCCCACTCCCCTGAAGcgggcagaggagaggaggagctggctTAAAGAGTTTGTGGTGGAGCAGCCCTCAAGCCCCACAGAAGACAGCAAGGCTGGGAGAAGCATCCCCAGCTACACAGCCAGCATCGCCCActtccagctgtcccagccGCGCTTCGCCGCCAGCGAGAGGAGCCGCGAGCTGCCCTCGGTGTCCCCGCACGCTTCCGCCAGCGCCAGCAAATGGGGGAGCGAGGATTCCCGGGGAGGAAAACCTCCCAGCTccacccagagccccagcagcgcTGCTGTCCTGCCCAGGGAGTACTTGAACCTCTCCTTCTGGAAGCCCAAGGTGTCCTTCGTGGAGGACATGGGCACGCAGAGGAGGGAGGACGGCCGCGAGGAGCAGTACCGGCTGCGCACCGGGAAGCCGCAAACTTCAGCGCTGATCGAGGAGGAGATCAGGAGTGACctgcagagggaagaggagctgcaggagcagcggAGGAGGCTGATGGACACCTAcggcagtgctgctcctcaggagggCTCCCGCTCGCGGCACAGCTCTG CTGCCTCAGGTGCCAGTGGCCACTACTCCGTGTCCGAGtctcctgcctcctctcctgcctcccaccaGCCGGGGATCCTGGGGCTGATCTCGTCCTTCACCCCGCTGAGGGTGACCAGTTCctcccagggcagtgcagagacCCTCACCCCTGactcatcccattccagccccttcgAGGAGCGGAGGAGGAGGGTGAAGGAGGATGGAAAG TACGCAGGCATCGAACCCGTGGACAAGGTCAACACAGAG GTGGTGGAAAGCACCCGGGTGTTTCGCCACAAGAGCGCCATGGCCCAGCGCTGGGAGGCGGGGCAGTACGTGCGGGATGAGGACTGA